Sequence from the Amaranthus tricolor cultivar Red isolate AtriRed21 chromosome 16, ASM2621246v1, whole genome shotgun sequence genome:
AGATGCTGGTGTTTCTCCTTTGGTTGCCGAAAAAGTTTGGAATTAGCGacatttttgaaattgaaatgattaaagaaaatttgttttatggAACTTTTCGATTGTTGGAATGTGTCGATTCTTTGTGATGAAAGAGGAAATTGGGAAGAAATATTTATAGAGAATAGATGAAAATTCTAGTAGGTTCTTGAACGAACGATTGTTTTGTTACTGGATAAAGAGGGCTAGAGAACAATGTATAATGATTGATGAGGATGGGGAAAGGCGTCAGTCTATGGTTCCGTCTTCTACAATGTTCTAGATTATTCGCCGGGTTACATCCAATCCAGTGTGTTGGATTGGGCTATATAGCCCAACTACACTTTTTTCCTTTAGAAAAAAAGTCCAAGTACGAGAGCCCATAAAAGCCGTCTAAATTGTTTCCTCTAATTTTTAATAGTGGTGcacttcttttttttatattatccaatataccattttaatttttaatatctttaatttcatatgataaaaaaattctaaaaagttaatattttgaaaatacgcattaagacaaatcaaacaatatctcacttgattatgttttacaaTATTCatggaaaaatatataaaccaaataggATTAGTTGATGAACGATAGTTACTACAGGTTCTGTAGCAACTAATAAAATCCAGAGGaagtatttatattttaaaaaagttaattgaCTTAAGCTTAATTTGGCAGATAATTGCCGttatttttagagaaaaaataataaattattattttttttaataactaaAAGGTGCGCTAGTCTATATTAAGTCGTCTTACAGTGAGGcagttttaataaaaaatttgtcaaaaaagaataaagatTGCAAGATAGGCCAGGCGGTTGAGGTATGACATTTACGTatatcactttaaaattttcatatttaccACCTATTTAACATTTAAGACGGATAGAATTTTCATACTCATGCTTGTTTGATTGACTACGTAATCAAAATCATCTTCACTTATAATAACTAAATGGGTGTACCCTTCATGGTTATATCCACAGTACCTTGTATCCGTCTCATATTCAATTTATGTACGGGTTATATAAGCTCTGTAAAATAAGTATTTcttacaaattaattttaggaaaaattatctataataatccaatttttttttcattttcttacgACAATCccacctattaattaaccataaatagtCTAACTTTTTTATCACTTATCCAAAAATATTGTTATTCAATTGTTAACTTATAATCGTAGGTTAactctttaaaaaataaaagaaaaattcaaataaataataaaaatactaaaaattaaaagtaaaatgtaaaaaatcaaaaaggaaATCACCTCCTCTCCTTCCCTTTCCCACTGATTGCGAACCCTCCAAGCTCATGTTTTGGCTTCTTTTGTTTACTTCACTTTTCGGTTCtcattatgttcatttcttaACATTTTCATTACTTTGTTTAATTGATATTGGTGTATACTTTGGTTATCCCATTTGCAATTATGAGATTTTATTAATTGGTGAAATTTATTTATGCTTGATGTGAGTAGAattattgatgatttttttgtACTACGAGATTTTATAAATTGCTTTCGTAAGTATATAATGACTTTAAATTACTAACTATTCAAATTAAAGGgaaaaatcaaacataaaaaagtcaaatggtGAAAACATGAAAAACCTGCAATTGAAGATTGTTATTTCAATCCTCATTTTCccaccattttcattttgaaaatcAAACTTTAACAAACCATAAAAAATACGAGAGAGACAGTGTAAAAATTTGAGAGCAGTTTTAGAAATCTAAACTCTAAAGCATTTTCTCTTGGTCTTCTCCTGCCGCAGAGAGAAATTGGAGCTGATGGAAGACATTGTCTTCAAGAGTTGAAATGAGAGAAGAAAGACAGTAAATGGGAGGAgagtttaaaatattagtttattaagatttgataaaaaaaaaaaaaagaaaattgattttaatttttgccAATAGGTTGCAGGTAAACAAATAATGCTACAAGTAAAATTAACCAATAAATgtgattattcatgattaatggataattgagattattataggaaaatcagtcaatagttggattattctaggtaatttttccttaattttatatatagttttatttaaattatgcaATGTAATTGAAGAACtgtgatgtattagagttcgaacaatgtatTTCAAACTCccatattgccaagatcgaatgtatgaagtttagtgacaaacaaattacactatcaatgatatcgatgtttgtaggagaaagtaaagcaataaaacgacacaaagatttaatgaggttcacccaactaaggctacgtcctccggtgtgtagtatctcttatattatcaaaggagttcaaagaactctcaaatatggagaattacaatagagaagagatatatgctagtgtttggcttggggtgtctTTTgtggatgtttttttttttacaatgtgaatgagagctctctatttataggaaagatctcactaaataacattaagtacattaaagctatgaataaatgataatgaaacatccccaagaacttgaagagtcaaaaaacagtatcctaggagcatcagagacatcgctcgaccaaagcagaggctcgctcgatcgagcggccTGGTCAAGCGGGCTGTaggaagtttctggttacattctgtctgtttgctcgacccattctgaagctcgctcagcacttcagagggcttctgacaatattgctcgacttgcatagtagagcatcttaaacctttgaacttcttcattaggtcccataactcccatgaataactcatacttcattacctcattaatccatactttaatcatcatcataaaccacaatcatcaagactcatcttaatacacccattcatgacatacttatgggattccatcccaagagtcaccacatgaatgcacacaccaaatgtgcactcaagtcacaccattcataacagtaataatacaaaatcaatAAGATGATTTGACGGTGAAACTATTTCTATTTGGCTGACACATATACatttagttttaaaatgatctcttgtaattttaaagtgattaattggaaaaaaaaaactaattatatagaCCCTCACATGATAAGACGGTGtcgtataataaaaaattacaagaaacagtttaacaaatttataaaagtaaaataaattagtTGGCATATTTACAAAGAGATTTGGCTTGATAGGGAGTTGCTTGTATTGTTGTATTAGATTAGACTCTTAATGAGTGAATATTACACAGATACATATGTTAGTTCATGCTTTAAAGAATTTTCCAAATTTAAATAGCTTGCATTCTGATCTCATTTGCATCCCTCTCTTGAATTCTGTAGCATCACACGAAAGAAAATTGTCATCATCATACGTATCCAAAATATCCTGCTTATAGAAGCTATGTTCACGTTCTGAAAAGAGTTGAATAAAACAAATTATACTCTAATCAAATGACATAAGGAGGTTGCGCCAATAATACAATTACAAACCAATCAAACATTCTAAAGCTATGTTATTAGAGCGAAGATCTTACCAATATAATGATCTTTTAAGTAGAGgtaattcaagaaaaaatgaATTGATAATTTGGACTCCTTTGTTCATCCTAGACAAATCTTTATAAACCTAAATGTattcaaaatatgaaaattttacccTTCAAAAATTATCTATTATTGCGATCTACTATGAACTAGCTAGGAAGTGTTTAAGGTCTACGAACCGTTTTGTTTGATCGTTGATGATGTAGAAAGACTGAATATTAATCTCGCGTTGCATAACTTTGTTTATGCGCAACCCATTCCCTCTAATACAACATGCTGGTTCTTCAATTCTACTGTAATTTTCATCTAATAAGCGAGAACCATATGTATATGCCACATATTTTCCCAACTAGGTTGAAAATGATGCATACGTTAGACATTGACAATTTGTCACATAATCACTCGTGTGGACATGCTCACAGGTTATCGTGAGCGTAGGCCCACAAACTCACGGATAACGAGCATTACAACTTGAGTAGTGATCATTATATGAAACCTCATAACCTACTAGTGATATGAGATTTTCTTCATATGTAAGTTACGTCATATTTAAGAACCACCAtcgactctgataccatgttaggtAGTAATAATTTGTTATGTAATCACCATGTGAGCGCACTCGGTTGGACACATCTATAGGTACCCATGGGCTTGGACCCATAAACCCATGGATAATGAACATTAGATTTGCATATACACTTGATCAGATTCACTttttcccaaaatcatatggtagtaggaaAATTACCAACTAAACATTATATGCAATTTTATAACCAATATTTTACTGATGTGGAATTTTCCTCATActtgaagtatttccaacagtTTGGCGAGTTGATTAAGCTGAAAGTTAGATATTGAAGGAGCgattaattaatattgattGTATTGTACCTTATTCCAATGATCCTCTACAATCCTTCGTTTTCTAATGTTTTGCATAACCTCATCTTCTGTGCGCAATCGTTTGATTCTCGATTCACACTATGCATTCAAGAATACAAGTGATACAAATGAAGGTATTTAGTTAACATTTAATAATGATTCAAATGTAAGATTAAATAAAAGTGAAAACATCCTAGAGTTGAAGACGTGTACCAAAGTTAAGAGCAGCAGAAATAGAGTAAAACTGAGGCAACAAAGGCCATCAATATCCGCTAGAAAACTCACTGTCAATTCAAAGTGTATGTGAGATGAGAAATGTATCAGAATTCATAAATTCTTGTGTGAGAACGTTTCTTATAAGGGTtgaatagcccaattaatacaattattaacatatggatgttttgttttgaggtcgtctcaccaaGAGACAGTCTCTTAGAAGAAAAGTTCATCAGAATTAGGGATGTCATGGGTTAGTGGGTCTGGATTAGGTACGACCAAGCTCATAACTAGAGCCATGCTCAAACCCGGACCTATAGGGTCAAAAAATTTAGGTCCAGAAAGCTAACCCGCCTTGGTCCAAAATACTTCTGAATATATAGTATAATAGttcataatttattatttttacattGTTAGTTCGTACAAGATTATAAATGAATCTATAAGTCAAATCAGATCTATAATGAGTCCAAATAAATAGATAgtacaaaacaaattttaaaatttattatgaaTTGAGTAAAGGATCGAGTCTAGGATGGATGGGGTTAGTCTAGCTCTAAAGCGGGTAAAGAATGAGTTTGAGTCTGGTATGAGACGAAAGACCGTAGACCTAGAGTCAAACCCATCTATTTTTTTGGATCAGACTATAACGTACTCCCATTGAATTTCAAATAGATGGAAGAGTTCCTAGGGTGTCTAACCTGAACCAATGTACATTCGATCATCAACCTCAATCATATACTCGGACAAAAAATGCAATGCCAACGTAATGTTGATCAACCCTTTATTTGGACTCTCTAACAAAGACCGGAGTTCATGTTCATCGCGAGCAAGAGATCCAGGTCTAAAAGCATGAAACGCGGGTTGAAGAAGCTCAAGGCCATGTAGATTATGGTGCACCCTTGGAAAAAGATTAAACTTAAGTACATGTGTATTAGCCCCTCTATAAGTAACACTTTTATGATCCAATTTCACCCCATCATTTATTGTCCCACTTACGAAATTTGCATATATCTTTCCACCCACATAGTTCTTTGTTGTAAGATTGAAATGCAAACCAACAGCCGTAGCAGGAAACTTGTTTGTGATGTTGAAAAATTGCCATGAAACATACACGTTTTCGTATGTCAATGGGCAGTGTTGGCATCTTAGCGCGATTATTGGACCTTTACTCGAATTGTGGCAAGAATAGATTGCGAAATTTGCGAAAGGGACTATGTTATAGTCGATGGAGCCAGGGCTATCGGTAA
This genomic interval carries:
- the LOC130802434 gene encoding uncharacterized protein LOC130802434, with the translated sequence MRHIPRNHRHLQADQTVVKKRKTELGGAFTVANRILFIGLLVSLLYQIIATIGVEVSSIRPTNAPDLVSFTNDVDSNITTISSMSCSQLHGPHTIVTDSPGSIDYNIVPFANFAIYSCHNSSKGPIIALRCQHCPLTYENVYVSWQFFNITNKFPATAVGLHFNLTTKNYVGGKIYANFVSGTINDGVKLDHKSVTYRGANTHVLKFNLFPRVHHNLHGLELLQPAFHAFRPGSLARDEHELRSLLESPNKGLINITLALHFLSEYMIEVDDRMYIGSVSFLADIDGLCCLSFTLFLLLLTLCESRIKRLRTEDEVMQNIRKRRIVEDHWNKVYKDLSRMNKGVQIINSFFLELPLLKRSLYCFYKQDILDTYDDDNFLSCDATEFKRGMQMRSECKLFKFGKFFKA